A single Sphingopyxis chilensis DNA region contains:
- a CDS encoding PepSY domain-containing protein: MAIRWPLLVRRTHKWLALVVGVQALLWTLTGFYMVVVHIDTIHGDHLVRAPAFRPFELAGLAPPSQIVAAAPGASEVRLQRLFDRAVWRAETPDGARLFDARSGAPLPALTESQVREQARRIYTGDGKIVSVKLLAVAPLEMQARKPPYWQVEFEGWNRPTLYLSPQTGELISRRHALWRVFDFAWMLHIMDYDERTDVNNPLLRVATWSAFAMALSGAWLLIWSFKRRKGKKA; encoded by the coding sequence ATGGCGATCCGTTGGCCGCTGCTTGTCCGGCGAACGCACAAATGGCTGGCCTTGGTGGTCGGGGTCCAGGCGCTGCTCTGGACGCTGACCGGCTTTTACATGGTGGTCGTGCACATCGACACCATCCATGGCGATCATCTGGTGCGCGCGCCTGCTTTCCGGCCATTCGAGCTGGCCGGGCTGGCGCCGCCGTCGCAGATCGTGGCGGCCGCGCCCGGCGCGTCCGAGGTTCGATTGCAGCGATTGTTCGATCGTGCCGTCTGGCGTGCTGAAACGCCCGATGGTGCGAGGCTGTTCGATGCTCGCTCGGGTGCGCCGCTACCTGCTTTGACCGAGTCCCAGGTCCGCGAGCAGGCGCGGCGCATCTATACCGGCGACGGCAAGATCGTATCGGTCAAGCTGCTGGCCGTGGCGCCGCTGGAAATGCAAGCGCGCAAGCCGCCTTATTGGCAGGTCGAGTTCGAGGGATGGAACCGTCCCACCCTCTACCTCTCGCCCCAGACCGGCGAGCTGATTTCACGGCGCCACGCGCTGTGGCGCGTCTTCGATTTCGCCTGGATGCTCCACATCATGGACTATGATGAACGAACCGACGTCAATAATCCGCTGCTTCGTGTCGCGACCTGGAGCGCCTTCGCCATGGCGCTGAGCGGAGCGTGGCTCCTGATCTGGTCCTTCAAGCGTCGCAAAGGGAAGAAGGCATGA